Below is a genomic region from Ictalurus punctatus breed USDA103 chromosome 12, Coco_2.0, whole genome shotgun sequence.
agaaacgtcctctcacgtacgtctgcttttatttccagcaaatttcttaacatgtgtaaatatttgtattaacataaaaagattcaacgaCTGAgacatttgaggaacagaaatggaataatgagtccctaaACAAAGCCGGGGGTCGATATCAAaaggaacagtcagtatctggtgtgttctccagctgctttaagtactacagtgcatctcatcctcatggactgcaccagatttgtcagttcttgctgtgagacgTTCCctcactcttccaccaaggcatgtgcaagttctccatcacgtctgggaagggacacatggttacacatggttttccactgcaaggatgatcagaTGTCCTTcgtgtctccctgtagcactgtacatatacattCAGCTACAATCAGGGTGTAATCCTCTATGACCTTGAGTTTAAGCACAACATGTTGCATTTTGTATAAGGACTAAGCTGATAATGGATAATGTGTGGATAATGCTTAATGTAAAACAAACTAGCCATGATTCCAGTTAATGAATCAGCGATACAGtagcatgcttttttttttttttttgctgttgtttagcCCCACCTGTTTCCGTATCTCGGCCTCCTCACAAGGTATATCAGCTGCTTCACACCGAGACCATTTTCCTTTGCTCAGACGTACTCGCAGATTTCGTCGTCTCAGAATATTTCACCTCCACATCCAACACTGACATTGCGTTTCTTCCAGATGGCGGTCTCCAGGATGCGGTCCGCCTGGGCGGCTCTCTGCATCGCCGTGCTAGTGATGTCAggtaatacaaatacaaaaagaaataataaataaaggaatgaatgaagtaaaatatttgaaatgaaataaaagagaCAAGCTCATTCTGAACTGTGTTAATGATTGATTGTGTAGTGCGTGGGTCGAAACCTTCTCAAAGTTCTGtaatttaaacattatttttatttattatttttttttacatatgttTGTTGGTACAGTATATTTGTTCAGTAAAAGTGTTAAAGTCTTTTGAATACAAGCATCTGAATCCAGACCAATCTCATTGTAGTGTTAAAATATTATCCTTATCGTTCAATTTTATACAGTCAAACGTGCAGATAAAATTGTTGTAAGttgtgatttatttcattttctgtatTGTCGGAAACTATTACAGTAATGACTCGATGTACCTGCTGTAGTTTCATTCTAAAGCAAAAAATATtatcagaataaataaaacagtagtGTTTGAGAAAGGGATGGTTATTCTCTTCAGATCATTATATgaacatacagtgggggaaataagtattgaacgcgtcaacattttgtttcagtaaatatatttccaatgaagctattcacatgaaattctcACCAGACTTTgctattaactcaagaaatccacatttataaagaaatccaaacattaaagtccacaaataaagttatgtgtaataaagtggaatgacacgggaaaaaagtattgaacacactaactgaaatgtatttaatacttagtggagaaggctttatttgtaatgacagcttgaagacacttcctgtatgaagaatttaatgggctgcagtattcaggtgtgattttggcccgttcttctgaacatatcgtctttaaatcttgttcagttggattcgagtgAGGTGATtggctgggccattctaacaccttgatttatttctctgaaaccaattgagaatTTTCTTTGCTgtgtgctttggatcgttgtcctgctggaagctccacccacgtctcatcttcatcatcctggtggatggcagcagattcttctcaagaatctcccggtaaagggctccattcatcgttccttcaattatatgaagtctgtcagtaccatgtgatgaaaaacagccccacaccatgatgcttccacctccacacttcactgttggtgtagtgtttttagggtgacgtgcagtgccatttcttctccaaacatggcgtgtagtatgacagccaaaaagtaaaaaaaaaatttcctgtgtcattccagttcatttatggactttaatgttgtgaattctttatatatttcCGGATTCcttgagttaataccgatgtctggtgaaaatttcatgtgaatagcttcAATACTTTTGACGCactcaatacttatttccccacactgtatatatttaagaCAGACAATAGAGttagttttttcccccactgcagGCTCTGCTGAAGGTGCTAGTTTGGTGACATTAAAAGCGGCGAACACAGAACCGTCATACTCTTATGACTTAACCATGGACGTCACAAACCGCATCTACAGTGATTCTCTCCTCAACCCTTACTCTGACGACTATAATATGATGTATGAGGAAGTTAGCACTGCGGTGAGTGATTTACCTCACAGCAAAAATTGATAACTTAATTtattatgagatttgcaaagtCTAAATATCAACTATAAGGCATGCACGTCGTACTGCCGGTCTTTATTATATTCTGATGTCTCGTGTGCTAATTACATTCACCAAATCTTTTCTGGCGTTTTTCCATTTGCATGTTCTGAAATTCTAAATTCATGACTGAGTTCAGATCCGTCCATCGGTGAGAGATCGAAATGAAAGAAATCAGTGAAGAAAATCCAAATATGGACCTTTATTTTGAGACAACTTCCAAAGTTTTCCACCAGTGAGATAGTGTGAGAATTCAAAATAAAGAGGCTAGAAATGTCCGCCAGGTCATTGAGATATACCTGGTTGCTGTAAATCAAAATGGAACAATCTGCCTTGCCTTAGTGTTATACTGTAGGAGAAGAAAGCTTGAAGAATCTCTCAATGTGAACTTGTTCTTTCTTCCCAGCTCTACTCTGTCTACGGCTGCCCCACTTGCGACACACGCACATTTTATCAAGGTGTGACAGCCATGACCTTCAGGTATGACCTTAAATATCAGTTTACTTCCTCATCTAGCAACAGGCTCTATTCTATAAGTACACAGACCTGAACGGTTTATTTCACTCTGACCAGATTAAACTgttactgaaagtgagaaagagtgtAAATTTCCCAACAAACATGAACATCTCCAACATTGAAACAGCCCTAGAGTGGTGTCTGAGTTGCACTTAGCTTGTATCGACACATATTGGCCAGCTCATTCATTACTGGAAAGAGACCACCCCTGAGCAGATCAGATTTTCGTGGTGGTTCTTTCTTTCCGTTACGAGTGTATCGGGTGTAGCTGTACTGGTGTGTTTAAAACACCTCAGTGTCATTTCTGGCTTGAGAAACAGTCCAACAACCAAAAATATTCCGCTTATAGTGGAACTGTGGTCAGAACACGACACCGACGAAAGGTAGACGAGGATTTACACACATCGTGCAGTGAAAAAGATGTGCATTAGTAATTGTACACCTAAGGTAGTGTAGTAAAGTGTGCCTCATACATTCACACTGCCATGCCTTAAAATACCTCTGTACCTGCATATGGGTACAGtgtcaattacattttaaaaatatttcattgtgtATATCACAGGTATTAAACACCTAACCTCTTGATCCTCCTTGCAGCCGTAAAGTTCATCTGCAACATTAAATATCACTGGAGTTATTTATTATCTCTCTGGCTCCATGTCTAGTGACAAGGCTGGATCTGTGGTTGTTCAGGCCACCATCATGTTCTACTCAGACCAAACCAATGCCATGGTGATCAAGTACCTATTTCTGCAGGCCGTCAATagcagaaatgaaataaatggcCTGAGAATCAACCCTGGATTCACACAGGGTAAGAATAAATACTGACTTATTTAAAGTGCAAATAATACAGTAAATAAGCATAATGAAAAATACTAACTGTCTAACTAACTATCCTCTTCTCAGTGTCTTCACAATCCACAAGCGTTTCCCATCCAACCACCACTCCAACCACCACTCCAACCACCACTCCAACCACTACCCCAACCACTACTCCAACCACTACTCCAACCACTACTCGTCTAATAACATGTGACCCATATTTAACTAATCATGATATCATTCAGATAATTATGTCATGTTTTATCACTCCAACCCCTACTCCAACCACTACTCCAACCACTACTCCAACCACTACTCCAACCACTACTCCAACTACTCGTACCACCACTCCTACAACAACTACAACCACTACTCTAGTCTATTAAAACAGGGTGAATCCATTCCTTTAACCGATCTCCTGCCATTACTAAAACTACTTAATcagattgtttaaaaaagaaaaagaaaaaaagaaacagattgCATGTAGTTAATCATATGACATGatattaaattcatattaaAACAGACGACACATGAAACCCTTGAAAGGCTCGATTAAAGTATAATATTCTATCTGTAAAGAGCAACCTTTTTTTCACACCTCCTGTGTTCAAACACCATCTGAGTCACCGTCCAATGGGCAATCTGTATTTTCTCTCCCATTACCATGGTAGAAATGGGATTTAGAAATGTtctgttttctgaagtctataCTTCATAGCCTACCCATTAACCTCCTACAACTACCTCACCTCTCAATCACAATACATTTACAGAGTGGGAATGAAATAGTCCCTGCCCACAAGATGTCATGTGACCACATGTCAAAAGGACAATGTTCAAATCACTTTTGTTTGTTCAGAAATGACTTAAATATCTGATAATCACCTGACATCTTAAGAGCATGTGTTTGTTACTCCTTAACAAACTTTTAACATCGATCATTGCTCTTGTATTTCTTATATGATTCAAGAACCTATGTTGTAAACCTGCCTTCACAATTTTTACATCATTCTTCCTCTATTCAgtatctttcttctttcttttttcttttcattaatgTCATTTTCAGTTAATCATTAGAGGAATAGATGCAGATTTGTCTACAATGTCTCAATGCCTGTTGTAAACAGcacaaaactaataaaatggGATTATGCAAGCTTGAAATTTTTCCTCccaggacgtgtgtgtgtgtgtgtgtgtgtgtgtgtgtgtgtgtttacataatTGTTCATCTCCAATACGTAGTTCAGTCTAAGACAAACGATGTAGTATATAAAGGGTTTACtttacaattcaattcaatacaaatatgatttaaacattttacacacaacaAATATTCTTACAAACCACGATACCAACATCTTAATCATTTATAAAGATCTCTGAATTAACACTTCATAGCAAACGCTGTTCTTTAAATAGAGcacatgatgtgtttataaaGTTGTCATCAAAGTTCAAAGTCCATCAATGATCGATTCAATTAGCATGAATCAAAATCCAATCCAAACACAGAGCACTTAAAGCAAAATCTAATCCAAGCAAATAACTGTTCAAGCAAAATCCAATCCAAACATTCATAAAATTCTTTTTCATAAAAAGAGATTCATAAAATTTGCAAAAAATTATTGTTTCTGGGTGAAATGGGTTTTTAAAACAGGGGTCTTGCTTATTTAAGAAGTTACTCAATTGTTTCAGATCACATGATTAGACAcatgattaataattaattcatagTGAAGTACATAGAAGTCAGACATTCAAATGTTTGGGGTTAAGCCTTATGAGCTTGAAAtgttctactactactactactactactactaataataataataataataataataccaccaccattaatactactactactaacaataataccaccactactactactactactacaaataataataataataataataataataataataataataataataataataataataataataataataaataattggcCCAATCACTATTGTATTATTGTCTCTTTATAATCAAATGCTTCAGATTTATTCTTACATTTGCAAATTCCACATCATAAAGTCATTATCCTGGAGAGATG
It encodes:
- the LOC128628712 gene encoding G8 domain-containing protein DDB_G0286311 — protein: MAVSRMRSAWAALCIAVLVMSGSAEGASLVTLKAANTEPSYSYDLTMDVTNRIYSDSLLNPYSDDYNMMYEEVSTALYSVYGCPTCDTRTFYQGVTAMTFSDKAGSVVVQATIMFYSDQTNAMVIKYLFLQAVNSRNEINGLRINPGFTQVSSQSTSVSHPTTTPTTTPTTTPTTTPTTTPTTTPTTTRLITCDPYLTNHDIIQIIMSCFITPTPTPTTTPTTTPTTTPTTTPTTRTTTPTTTTTTTLVY